The Pseudomonas protegens genome contains the following window.
GTACTTGTCGCCAATTGGGATGGTGCCCATCAGCAGGTTCTCTTCCACGGTCATGTCGGGGAACACCCGGCGCCCTTCTGGGGACTGGGCGATGCCGTTGGAGGCGATGTAGTGGGACGACTTGTGGGTGATGTCCACACCGCGATAGAGGATCTGTCCGGACTCGGCACGGGGCTGGCCGAAAATCGACATCAGCAGGGTCGATTTGCCGGCGCCGTTGGAGCCGATCAGGCTCACGGTTTCCCCTTCGTTGATGTGCAGCGAGACTTTCTTCAGGGCCTGGATCGGGCCGTAGTACACGTCCAGGTCCTTGAGTTCGAGGATAGGTTGACTCATACCAGCTCCTCTTCGTCGGCACCCAGGTAGGCGGCGATCACCTTCGGATCGTTGCGGATCGCCTCCGGTCCGCCTTCGGCGATCACGTTGCCGTGGTCGAGCACCACGATGTGGTCGGAAATACTCATCACCATGCCCATGTCGTGTTCAATCAGCACCACGGTCAGATCGTGCTCGTCGCGCAGCAGCCGGATCATCGCGCTCAGCGCTTCGGTTTCCTGAGGGTTGAGGCCGGCGGCCGGTTCGTCGAGGCAGATGATCTGCGGCCGGGTGCACATGGCCCGGGCGATCTCCAGGCGCCGCTGCTGGCCGTAGGACAGCTCGCCGGCCAGGCGGTTGGCGCAGTCCACCAGGTCCACCACTTCCAGCCAGTAGAAGGCGTGGTCCAGGGCGGCGCTTTCGGCCTTGCGGTAACCCTTGGTGTTGAGGATGCCGGACAGCAGGTTGCGGTTGACCCACATGTGCTGGGCCACCAGCAGGTTCTCCACCACGGACATTTCCTTGAACAGGCGAATGTTCTGGAAAGTCCGCGCCAGGCCGGCCCGGTTCACCAGGTGGGTGCCGCCGAACATCTTGTAGTACAGGCGGCTGGCGAAGCTTTTCGGCGACACGAAGTCGCTGGCGCGAAACGGCTCGCCCAAGAGCTTGATGACGTTGGTCTGCTGGCCCCGGGTATTGAGCTCGATGCGCCCGCCGGAGGCCTTGTAGAAGCCGGTCAGGCAGTTGAACACCGTGGTCTTGCCGGCGCCGTTGGGGCCGATCAGGGCGAAGATCGAGTTGCGCTTGACCTTCAGGCTGACGTCGCTGAGGGCCTTGATGCCGCCGAAGTGCATCATCAAATTCTCGACCGAAAGAATGTATTCGCTCATGGCGCGTTCCCCTCAGTCAGAGCACCTTTGCGTGGAGTGACCCCGGTACGGCTGATGCGGATCAGCCCTCGCGGTCGCCAGATCATCATCAACACCATGAGAATGCCGAACAGCAGCACCCGGTATTCGGAGAAGCTGCGCAGCAGCTCCGGGGCCACGGTCAGGACGAAGGCCGCGATCACCACGCCCACCGTGGAGCCCATGCCCCCCAGGACCACGATGGCGAGGATCAGCGCCGACTCGAAGAAGGTGAAGGAGGACGGGTTGACGAAGCCCTGGTAGCTGGCAAAGAACACCCCGGCCAGGCCGGCGGTGGAAGCGCCGAGGGTGAAGGCCGAGAGTTTCACCAGCACATGGTTCAGGCCCATGGCGCGGCAGGCGATCTCGTCTTCACGCAGGGCTTCCCAGGCCCGGCCCACCGGCATGCGGGTCAGCCGGTGCTTGATGTAGAGCACCAGCAGCACAACGATGAACAGCACGATGTAGATGAACAGGAACTTCAGGTTGGGGTTGTATTCCAGGCCGAAGAACTCGTGGAACGGCACCCCGCCGTCCTTGGCCTTGCGCCCGAACTCCAGGCCCATGAAGGTCGGCGAAGGCACCGGCATGCCATTGGGGCCGCCAGTGAAGGACAGCCAGTTGTTGAGCACCAGGCGGATGATCTCGCCAAAGCCCAGGGTCACGATGGCCAGATAGTCGCCGTGCATTCGCAGCACCGGGAAGCCCAATATGCACCCCGCCAGCGCCGCGGCAATCGCCGCCAGGGGCAGCACGGTCCAGAAGCCCAGGCCCAGGTACTGGTAACCCAGGGCCAGGCCGTAGGCGCCAATGGCATAGAACGCCACGTAGCCCAGGTCCAGCAGCCCCGCCAGGCCCACCACGATGTTCAGTCCCAGGCCCAGCAGCACATAGATCAGGCCGAGGATGACCACGGTCAGCAGGTACTTGTTGGCGAAGAACGGGAACACGATGGCGATCACGATCAGCGCCGGGATGATCCAGCGCAGCCGCGACTTGTAGTCCGGCGCCAGCACATGCACCCCGGAACCGGTGGTCTCGAAGCCCTGGAGAATCTTCAGGCCCTTGGGGGTTTGCAGGAACAGGCTCAGGGCCAGGCGGCCGGCCATGACGATCGCCACCAGCCACGCCACGCGAGTCGGTTGCAGGTTGAAGCTGTAGCCGTCGAGCACCACGCCCACGATGGGGCCGAAGACGATCAGCGAGATCAGCCCGGCGAGCACGGCGTCGATGACGCTCTTTTTGATATCAATCGGTTTATTGGCAGCAGACATACTTACACCTTCGCCACGAGTGGGCGACCCAGCAGGCCTTGGGGACGGAAGATCAGGATCAGCACCAGCAGCGAGAAACTGAACACGTCTTTGTAGTCGGAGTTGATCAAGCCGGAGAACAGCGACTCGGAGATCCCGAGGATGATCCCGCCGAGCATCGCTCCGGGCAGCGAACCGATGCCGCCGAGCACCGCCGCGGTGAACGCCTTGATGCCGATCACGAAGCCGGCATAGAAGTCGAAGGTGCCGTAGTTCATGGTGATCAGCACCCCGGCCAGGGCCGCCATGGCCGCGCCGATGACGAACACGTAGGAGATCACCCGGTCAGTGTTGATGCCGAGGATCGAGGCCATCTTGCGGTCTTGCTGGGTGGCCCGGCACATGCGCCCCAGCTTGGTGTACTTGATGATGTAGGTCAGCAGCGCCATGCCGGCGAACGCCGCCACCAGGATGAAGATCTTGGTGTAGGTGAGCTGCACGAAGCCGGTGCCGATGTCGACTTTCCAGGCCCCGGCCAGCAGGGTCGGCACCCCTTGCTGCTTGGCGCCCTGGCTGATCTGCGCGTAGTTCTGCAGGATCAGCGAGATACCGATGGCACTGATCAAAGGTGCCAGGCGGGTGGAGTTGCGCAGGGGTTTGTAGGCCACGCGCTCGATCACCCAGCCATAGATCCCGGTCACCACCACGGTGAAGATCAGCGTGCCGAGAATGAGTAGCGGGAAGGATTCGATGCCGAAGTAGGCCAGCAGAGCCAGACTGATTGCCGCGAGGTAAGCGGAAATCATGTAAACCTCGCCGTGGGCGAAGTTGATCATGCCGATGATGCCATAGACCATTGTGTAGCCGATGGCGATCAGACCGTAGACGGACCCGAGGGTCAGTCCATTGATCAGTTGCTGCAGGAAAATACCATCCATAACGCAATCTCACGGACTTGAGAGACTGCACAGGCCGTTGACGCCGGACAGGGATCACCCGTCTGCGCAACACGTGCGTTGTGCAGCTCTACGAGAAAAGGCAAGTACTGCACGAGCAGGGACCGGCATCAGGGGGTGATGCCGGCCCGTTCGGACTCATGTCACTTCTGTTTTTCCAGCTGGTGGTACTTGCCGTCCTTGTCCCACTGATAGACCACGTAGTCGGAGATCTTCAGGTCGCCCTTGGCGTCCCAGGACTTCTCGCCCATCACGGTTTTCACCGGATTGGCCTTGAGCCACTTGGCGGCGTCTTCGCCCTTGTTGGATTTGGCGCCGTTGAAGCCGGCGGCCAGTGCCTGGACCGAGGCGTAGGCGTACAGGGTGTAGCCTTCAGGCTCGGTGCCGGCCTTGCGGAAGGCATCCACCACCGCCTTGCTGTCGGGCAGCAGGCGTGGGTCGGCGCCGAAGGTCATGTACACGCCGTCGACGTATTGCGGGCCACCGGCGGTGGTCACCAGTTCGTCGGTAACGATGCCGTCGTCGGACATGAACTTGACGTCCTTCAGGCCCTGCTCGCGCAGCTGGCGTACCAGCGGACCGGCTTCCGGGTGCAGGCCACCGAAGTACACCACGTCGGCACCGGCGGCGCGGATCTTGGTCACCACGGCGCTGAAGTCTTTCTCGCCACGGGTCAGGCCCTCGTACAGCACCGGGGTCACGCCGCGCTTGGTCAGCTGTGCCTTGGTGGCGTCCGCCAGGCCCTGGCCGTAGGTGTCCTTGTCGTGCAGCACCACGACTTTCTTGCCCTTGAGCACGTCGACGATGTAGTCGCCGGCGACGATGCCCTGCTGGTCGTCACGCCCGCACATACGGAACATCGCGGACAGGCCGCGCTCGGTGACTTGCGGGTTGGTGGAGCCCGGGGTGATGGCAATCACGCCGGCGTCGCTGTACACCTCGGAAGCCGGAATGGTCGACGAGGAGCAGAAGTGCCCGACCACGCCGGCGACCTTGTCCTGGTCCACCAGACGGTTGGCCACCGCCACCGCCTGCTTCGGTTCACAGGCGTCGTCGCCCTTGACCAGCACGATCTTCTCGCCGTTGACCCCGCCCTTGGCGTTGATCTCGTCAGCCGCTGCCTGTGCACCCTTCATGTACTGCTCGCCAAATGCCGCATTGGCGCCTGTCATGGGACCCGCTACACCGATCTTCAGGTCGGCTTGAGCAAACGCAGAAACACCCAGCGCAGTTGCCACTGCGAGGGCCAGAAAGCCTTTCTTGTAAAACGTCTGGGACATGAGGTGGTGCTCCAAGGTTTTTTTAGTTGGCACTGCGACTTCACTAAGGTTGCTCAGAGCAAGCGCCGTGCCAGTGGTTTTTTATTCTGAAAAAAGTCGCTGTCTTATTGTTATTTCGACTGTTTCGAGCCCTTTTTTATTGGGCGTGCAACCGTCTAAACCGCGGAAGGTGAAACCCTGCTTTTTAATGGGCGCAACCCATGCGTGCCATCATTGCAACCGCGACACAATTCAACGTGCAACCTTGCTGTAACAGCCCGCGTCACCGAACTGCACACTGCTGGTGCGGGACTGCTACGAGCCGCACCATTACAGGCTAGTCGCTGCATCGAAAAGCGTCGTCTGCGGCTATTTATTTCCTTGTTCAGATCACGATCCGCAGGCACTGGCCCGCGTGATAGAGGGAAAAACCGGCTTCGTACAGGCAACTGCGCAGGCCCACGCCGGCCAGGGGCTGCATGGGCGCGAAGGGAATCGGCAGTGCCTGGGGATCGCCGTTGCACAGGTAGTCGGCGAAGGCCTTGCCGACCACGGTGCCGGTGGTCACCCCTCGGCCGTTGTAACCGGTGACGGCCACCAGGCCGGGGGCCGGTTCGAACAGGCGCATCAGGTGATCGGGGGTGAAGGCGATGCAGCCGGTCCAGGTGCATTCCCACTGCACCGGCTTGAGGTAAGGGAAGTAGTGCTGCTGCACCCGGTCGGCCCAGGCCTTGAGGAACCACAGAGGCTTCTGGTTGCCATTGCCCAGGCTGCCCAGCAGCAAGCGCCCATCGGCATCCCGGCGGATACTGCTCAGCACCTGACGGGTATCCCAGGAACCCTGGCCACCGGGCAGGATCTGCCGGGCCGCCTCTTCGGTGAGCGGCGCGGAAGCCACCTGGTAGTAGTAGCCGGGGAAGAAATTGCGCCGCAGCTCGGTCCAGTCGCCTTCGGTGTAGGCGTTGGAGGCGATCACCACTTGCTCGGCCAGCACCGAACCCTGCTCGGTCTGCACCGACCAGCGCTGGCCCTGGCGCTCCAGGCGGGTCACCGGGGAATGGTCGAACAGCTGGCCGCCGAGCTTGACCGCGGCCTTGGCCAGCCCGGTGGTGTAGGCCATCGGATTAAGGGTGCCGGCACGCCGGTCGAGCAGCGCGGCGGCGATCTTGCGGGTGCCGGTGGCCTGCTCGCAGGCCGCGCCGGTCAACAGCTCCACCGGGGCGCCACGGCGCTTCCATTGTTCTTCGCGACTGCGCAGGTCAGCCTCGCCACGGGCGTTATGGGCCATGTGCAAGGTGCCTTCGCGGCGCAACTGGCAATCGATCTGGTACTTGTCCACCAGGCTGAACACCAGGGCCGGCGCGGCGCCGAGCATGCGGTTGAGCTGGCTGCCCACCTGCTCGCCGAAACCGGCCTCGATCTCGTCCGGCGGGATCCACATACCGGCGTTGACCAGCCCGACGTTGCGCCCCGACCCGCCCTGCCCCGCGCGATGGGCCTCGACCACGCAGACCCGCTTGCCCTGCTCCAGCAGATGCACCGCCGCCGACAGGCCGGTGAAACCGGCGCCGATGATGCACACATCCGCCGTCAGCTCGCCCTTGAGCGGGGCGTTGTCAGGCCGCTGCGGGGTCAGTTTTTCCCATAGACATTGTTCTTGTAGCGCCATTGCCAGACTCCGAAATCAACGAACCACAGACGCTGAAACGCATTGACCGCTGTTCGCCAGCAAGCTGGCTCCTACAAATCACCCCATAGGAGCGAGCTTGCTCGCGAATAGACTCAATCGAAGGTAATGCCCTGGGCCAGCGGCAGTTCCCGGGAGTAGTTGACGGTGTTGGTCTGGCGCCGCATGTAGCCGCGCCAGGCGTCGGAGCCGGACTCACGACCACCGCCGGTTTCCTTCTCGCCACCGAAGGCGCCGCCGATTTCCGCGCCGCTCGGGCCGATGTTGACGTTGGCAATCCCGCAGTCACTGCCCACCGCCGACATGAACCGCTCGGCTTCACGCACGTCGGTGGTGAAGATGCAGGACGACAGGCCCTGAGGCACGGCGTTGTTCAGGCGCAGGGCTTCCTCGAAGTCGTTGTAGCCGATCACATAGAGGATCGGGGCGAAGGTTTCGCTGCACACCACATCGCTCTGCTCCGGCATTTCGACAATCGCCGGCGACACGTAGTAGGCATTGGGGAACTGCTCCTGCAACTGGCGCTGACCGCCAAAGACCCGGCCGCCTTCGCTCAGGGCCTGTTCCAGGGCGTCCTGCATGGCATCGAAGCTGTGCTTGTCGATCAGCGGGCCGATCAGGTTGCCCTGCAGGGGGTGACCGATGCGCACTTTGGAGTAGGCCGCCTTGAGCCGGGTGACGATGTCTTCTTTCACCGACTCGTGGGCAATCAACCGGCGCAAGGTGGTGCAGCGCTGGCCGGCGGTGCCGACGGCGCTGAACAGGATGGCGCGCACGGCCATGTCCAGATCGGCGCTCGGGCCGAGGATCATGGCGTTGTTGCCGCCCAGTTCGAGGATGCTGCGGGCAAAGCGCGCGGCGACTTTCGGCGCCACTTCGCGGCCCATGCGGGTGCTGCCGGTGGCGCTGATCAGGGCCACGCGCGGATCGTCCACCAGGGCGGCGCCGGCGTCGCGGCCGCCAATGATCACCTGGCTCAGGTACTCGGGAGCGTCCTGGAAGTTCTTCAGCACCCGCTCCAGCAACGCCTGGCAGGCCAGGGCGGTGAGCGGGGTCTTCTCCGAAGGCTTCCAGATCACCGGGTTGCCGCAGACCAGCGCCAGGGCGGTGTTCCAGGCCCAGACCGCCACCGGGAAGTTGAAGGCGCTGATCACCCCGACCACGCCCAGGGGATGCCAGGTTTCACGCATGTGGTGGCCCGGGCGCTCGGAAGCGATGGTCAGGCCGTAGAGCTGGCGCGACAGGCCGACGGCGAAGTCGCAGATATCGATCATCTCCTGCACTTCCCCCAGGCCTTCCTGGG
Protein-coding sequences here:
- a CDS encoding ATP-binding cassette domain-containing protein, with translation MSEYILSVENLMMHFGGIKALSDVSLKVKRNSIFALIGPNGAGKTTVFNCLTGFYKASGGRIELNTRGQQTNVIKLLGEPFRASDFVSPKSFASRLYYKMFGGTHLVNRAGLARTFQNIRLFKEMSVVENLLVAQHMWVNRNLLSGILNTKGYRKAESAALDHAFYWLEVVDLVDCANRLAGELSYGQQRRLEIARAMCTRPQIICLDEPAAGLNPQETEALSAMIRLLRDEHDLTVVLIEHDMGMVMSISDHIVVLDHGNVIAEGGPEAIRNDPKVIAAYLGADEEELV
- the livM gene encoding high-affinity branched-chain amino acid ABC transporter permease LivM, whose protein sequence is MSAANKPIDIKKSVIDAVLAGLISLIVFGPIVGVVLDGYSFNLQPTRVAWLVAIVMAGRLALSLFLQTPKGLKILQGFETTGSGVHVLAPDYKSRLRWIIPALIVIAIVFPFFANKYLLTVVILGLIYVLLGLGLNIVVGLAGLLDLGYVAFYAIGAYGLALGYQYLGLGFWTVLPLAAIAAALAGCILGFPVLRMHGDYLAIVTLGFGEIIRLVLNNWLSFTGGPNGMPVPSPTFMGLEFGRKAKDGGVPFHEFFGLEYNPNLKFLFIYIVLFIVVLLVLYIKHRLTRMPVGRAWEALREDEIACRAMGLNHVLVKLSAFTLGASTAGLAGVFFASYQGFVNPSSFTFFESALILAIVVLGGMGSTVGVVIAAFVLTVAPELLRSFSEYRVLLFGILMVLMMIWRPRGLIRISRTGVTPRKGALTEGNAP
- a CDS encoding ABC transporter permease subunit is translated as MDGIFLQQLINGLTLGSVYGLIAIGYTMVYGIIGMINFAHGEVYMISAYLAAISLALLAYFGIESFPLLILGTLIFTVVVTGIYGWVIERVAYKPLRNSTRLAPLISAIGISLILQNYAQISQGAKQQGVPTLLAGAWKVDIGTGFVQLTYTKIFILVAAFAGMALLTYIIKYTKLGRMCRATQQDRKMASILGINTDRVISYVFVIGAAMAALAGVLITMNYGTFDFYAGFVIGIKAFTAAVLGGIGSLPGAMLGGIILGISESLFSGLINSDYKDVFSFSLLVLILIFRPQGLLGRPLVAKV
- a CDS encoding branched-chain amino acid ABC transporter substrate-binding protein: MSQTFYKKGFLALAVATALGVSAFAQADLKIGVAGPMTGANAAFGEQYMKGAQAAADEINAKGGVNGEKIVLVKGDDACEPKQAVAVANRLVDQDKVAGVVGHFCSSSTIPASEVYSDAGVIAITPGSTNPQVTERGLSAMFRMCGRDDQQGIVAGDYIVDVLKGKKVVVLHDKDTYGQGLADATKAQLTKRGVTPVLYEGLTRGEKDFSAVVTKIRAAGADVVYFGGLHPEAGPLVRQLREQGLKDVKFMSDDGIVTDELVTTAGGPQYVDGVYMTFGADPRLLPDSKAVVDAFRKAGTEPEGYTLYAYASVQALAAGFNGAKSNKGEDAAKWLKANPVKTVMGEKSWDAKGDLKISDYVVYQWDKDGKYHQLEKQK
- a CDS encoding FAD-binding oxidoreductase; the protein is MALQEQCLWEKLTPQRPDNAPLKGELTADVCIIGAGFTGLSAAVHLLEQGKRVCVVEAHRAGQGGSGRNVGLVNAGMWIPPDEIEAGFGEQVGSQLNRMLGAAPALVFSLVDKYQIDCQLRREGTLHMAHNARGEADLRSREEQWKRRGAPVELLTGAACEQATGTRKIAAALLDRRAGTLNPMAYTTGLAKAAVKLGGQLFDHSPVTRLERQGQRWSVQTEQGSVLAEQVVIASNAYTEGDWTELRRNFFPGYYYQVASAPLTEEAARQILPGGQGSWDTRQVLSSIRRDADGRLLLGSLGNGNQKPLWFLKAWADRVQQHYFPYLKPVQWECTWTGCIAFTPDHLMRLFEPAPGLVAVTGYNGRGVTTGTVVGKAFADYLCNGDPQALPIPFAPMQPLAGVGLRSCLYEAGFSLYHAGQCLRIVI
- a CDS encoding aldehyde dehydrogenase family protein, producing the protein MVAALLDRLGVNPALYQSGSQPVHSPIDGSKIAAVNWQGAAEVEQQVSRAEHAFALWRNVPAPRRGELVRQFGEVLREYKADLGELVSWEAGKITQEGLGEVQEMIDICDFAVGLSRQLYGLTIASERPGHHMRETWHPLGVVGVISAFNFPVAVWAWNTALALVCGNPVIWKPSEKTPLTALACQALLERVLKNFQDAPEYLSQVIIGGRDAGAALVDDPRVALISATGSTRMGREVAPKVAARFARSILELGGNNAMILGPSADLDMAVRAILFSAVGTAGQRCTTLRRLIAHESVKEDIVTRLKAAYSKVRIGHPLQGNLIGPLIDKHSFDAMQDALEQALSEGGRVFGGQRQLQEQFPNAYYVSPAIVEMPEQSDVVCSETFAPILYVIGYNDFEEALRLNNAVPQGLSSCIFTTDVREAERFMSAVGSDCGIANVNIGPSGAEIGGAFGGEKETGGGRESGSDAWRGYMRRQTNTVNYSRELPLAQGITFD